The sequence below is a genomic window from Felis catus isolate Fca126 chromosome A2, F.catus_Fca126_mat1.0, whole genome shotgun sequence.
gaaattggacgcttaacccaccgagccacccagacacccctagtaGTGCTTTTGAATAAATTCAGTTCTATAAAATTATTGCTTATGAGCTTCTTAAAAATGGACATGGTACCTTTAAACTGggtctctttcatttttcccttatGCCCAACAGAATTCCCAAGAAGGCTTTAACAACCGTAAAATGCTAACAGATGTTTCTGCTTAAAAGAGTTGAATCAATTTGTTATGAAATACCTTGTTTCCttagaataaacacacacaccagagaACTGCTGTGAGGGTTGGGCCAATGACTGGAATTTGTTCAGTAAAACGCTCAACCTCTTTTCACTTGTAGATCCATTGATTAAAGACTCTAACATGCAGTGTTGGATCATAAGCTCCCAATTTAGCAATTATTAATTAGCAATTATTAAGTTCAAAGCACCATTTACCGAgcatagaatttttaaagttggAAAAAGCCTTAGAGATCTTCCTATGTAATCCcatcattttagagataaagaaactaCTACACAGAGACACTAAATCACAAAACCCGAAACTAGCTCTCTTGACCCCGACTACAACTGTTTAATTCTTTATCATTGCTTAGAACTCATTACAGAGACAGTGTTATAATCTTGTATTTTGTCATCTGTACTAATGTGCCTAGGTCTGGTGTATCACAAATATACTGTTCCTGATTCCTgagcatttatgtttttaaaggagaCAAACTTAAGTTAGCTGGTTATCTCAGTTGGTTAGAGCATGGTACTAATATAGTAGATAAAATCAGTTGTGTGCATTTCCTGTAGATCGTGATAATTAAAATCATGTACAAAAACTCAATATAAGTTAAACGTTTGGGTTTTTTGAAGTACACCACCAGGATAAATatggcttatttttctttctctggtagGTTTGTACCACTGAGTGATCAAAACAGAAAACTTGTGGAAGCCATAAAACAAGGTAAAATGGGTGTATTGCCTAGAATGGGGCAGGTTGAAGAATTCACTTTGCCAAGACAGAGATTTGTTACCAGCCGGTATGTTTAATTTAGGTCACATTCTTGAGCTCCAGGAATATGTGAAGTATAAACATGCATTGGATGAAGCTGATGAAAAAGGATGGTTTCCATTGCATGAAGCTGTGGTTCAacccattcaacaaatacttgaagTTGTTCTGGATGGTAAGAGAACATAAAATCTCTTTGACCCAACAGAAGCAAAAGAAGTTATGAGTGATCCCATAACTTCCCATAACataaagagcaaaaagaaagagcagaataaaagataattttgtaCATGGGAAAGAGAATACCCATGTTTTACACTCAGAATATAAGAACCAACACATTTTGTGAGCTTCAGTTTTCGCCCTTTGAATCCTTCTATGAATGTGATACAGTTGGCACAAAGATGTGGTTGTAACCTAAAAGTAATAAAAGCTTGTATATATCATGAATTAATTgatctaaatataaaacattttgcttttGGGAGtcagcatttaatttttcatcttgAACTATGTCTTCAGTTTCCAAAAGATCATTATCATGCACAagtatatttacaatattttgtaCTTATATTGCATTAATTTTTTCATGGTGGAAACATGAATCAGTATCACAGTGAATCAACTTCACGGTTAAGTGAATTGACAGAGGGTTAAGTATTAATAATTTTGATGTTCTAACATAATATTTGTCACATCTaggcaaatttattttattattattcttttaatgtttatttctttgagagagagagagagaacatgagcaggggaggggaagagagagagtgagacacagaatccaaagcaggctctaggctctgagctgtcagtacagcagggctccaattcacaaactgcgagatcatgacctgagccaaagtgaggtgctgaaccaactgagccatccaggcacccctcagcaactttttaaatgtcttgtaaGTGCCCTGTCTTTCAACCCTCAAGGGTGCTCCCTCGTTCTGTGCTCTAGGAGGCAATCCTTGCTGCTTGATAATTGActatccagccagccagccagccagaagAAAATAGATAGCTAAACGGAGAGACAAATAGATGTAGAAGGTGATGATAAACATGgtatttcttttctaacattttctgACAGTATTCAGATACATTCTCATTCTGACATTCACAGATTTTATTTGGCAAAAATCAGTTTCAGGtgcaatttaaataataatacaaaggaCCAGGGAgttattttacaatttatattttaggggcgcctgggtggcgcagccggttaagcgtccgacttcagccaggtcacgatctcgtggtccgtgagttcgagccccgcgtcaggctctgggctgatggctcggagcctggagcctgtttccgattctgtgtctccctctctctctgcccctcccccgttcatgctctgtctctctctgtcccaaaaataaataaaaacattgaaaaaaatttaaaaaaaaagaatatacaatccactaaaaaaataaaaacaaccttgGAACACAGATGTTGGTTTTCTAGCTGTTGAGTACATGCTCATCTATGTATACTCACCATCATTTGATAAACTTAAATCACATCTTTTAATCTTTCCTTGTCATCAGTTGACTTTGTCTAATCCAAAGTATGTAATGTTGAATTACTCTGATCTTTGTAATATCCTTTaagatttttaactttatacAATACTTTCATATCTCAGCATCCTACCAGACACTCTGGGAGTTCAAGACCTCTGAAGGAGAAACACCCTTGACTTTGGCAGTCAAAGCTGGTCTGGTGGAAAATGTAAGAACTTTACTAGAAAAGGGAGTGTGGCCAAACACCAAAAACGACAAAGGAGAGACGCCACTTCTGATTGGTAAATGATCTTCTTTTCTAGAACTTTCATAGTTTGATGAATATTTGATAAGTATTTATTGGAAACCACTATGTATTGAAGTTATGTGACCtcatctccttctcttccctgagcTCCTCCCCTAACACCCATCTCATCTGacttatgattttgtttttttaatccaatgtGAAAGATCCTTCAGCACCAACTAAGTGCTGGATCCAATCTTGGAGTTTTGTGAAGCCAGAAGtgccagttctttttttttttttttttttttttttttaatgcgtattgatttttgagagagacagacagaacatgagcgggagaggggcagagaggaagacacagaatccgaagcaggctacaggctctgggctgtcagcacagagccccatgtggggctcaaactcaggaaccatgagatcatgacctgagccaaagtcggacattcaaccaactgagccacccaggtgccctgagcagtGCCAGTTCTAAAGGAATATTCTCTAGGTGGTGGTCAGTTGTAAGTAAGGTTGCATGTGCAGCAGAtagcaagaagaaagaagcagaaagagggtTGGAAAGAGAGATTGAAGGTCCACATCAGAACAATGAAGCGTCAGCAGATTCTGATCACATAGATGCAGCAGTGGGCACCTATGAAGGGTTCACAACTATGACACAAGGAATGATGGTAAACCTAAAGCTGTCATttgtcagtttcttctcagtCTGTGCATCCTGCTATTTCTGTTGACCAATAAAAATTGGCAAGTCTGTTTGTAAAAGTGAGATGAGATTAACTACAAATGACCAGAGATAACATTTCCTGTCATGTAGAGTTGTGGAATTTGTTACAATAACTGATGCTTTTTAGAAGTAAACCAAAACTCTTATCCTGGGCAGGTTCTATACATATGAAATGGCATATTCACCTATGGTTACATCACCACTATTAATGtgatctgtattatttttaaaggcactTGCCATGggatatttgcaatgacatccATGTATGTGTTGTTGTTGCtataaataattctataaatatctgtagatctttaatttctgcaaaaaaaaaaaaaagcacacacctTTCCAGAGTTTGTATACTGCCTTATTTTGCAAATGTAGAATTATTCTCTACTTGCTATCCTCAATTCACTTATATAAAGCACAACTAAGTCATGATTATCCCTCATTtgatttctctttgcttttaatgCTTACAACAGAGCattcagtatttatatatatttcaaagttgcaTGTGTTAGTTTCTCTACTCCAGAAATATCTGAAGTATGGGAAAGGAAGTTGATCATTATGTTATCAGAGTCAAAATAGAATTAACGTTCGGAAATAATGTTAAAAGCTAAatggtaaggggcgcctgggtggctcagtctgttgagcgtccaccttcagttcaggtcatgatctcatggttcattggtttgagccccacgccagctctgtgcttatagctcagagcctggagttggcttcagatactgtgtccccctctctctctgcccctcccccacttgcactctgtctctcaaaaatgaataaacatttaaaaaaaaatttaaaagctaaatgGTAATTTCAAAGAGAAGACAAAAGTCTCAGGAAGGAACTTTCTGAAGGTGTTCATTTATGTCCCCATCATCCACATAcctggggaaaattttttttcttgggttaCCTTCTCCCAGGACCTTCTTGGTAGAACCCATGTCAAGTATTTTTAGGTTCTATAGGAAAACGGATCATCTGTGGCACCTTCCCAGTTTTCTTCTTGACTCTGTAGGCTACTTTGAAATTTGCTACTCATAGTCCattaacttacaaagggagagataagagaaaaatatgttgttctttttatttttaagtgtaatgtcatttttatttttcttagcctGATGGCATTGTCTTTGTCTTTATCACAGAAGATGCttagatggcaaaaaaaaaaaaaaaaaaaaatcactttaggtCTCTCCAGGGCCCTTCTTTGCTATCAGCCATCGGGCCCTTACTTGTGGTACTTTGATGTCTTACAGTCCATCACATGGTTACTTGCTGAGGGTAGATATCTAATTTGTGATCATCTGACACTTAATGAGGGTATTTTGTGTTCACACTCCTTCTTTGCCCACTCCTCTGAAGTTGGTGTCACCTTTCTCTAGTTGGATAGCCACGAGATTGTCCTGGCCAGCAGGGTCCAGAGGATAGAGGAAGCCCGGGGAACCATGGGGCACAACATCTCAGTTCTGCTGCCCTTCTTGTCCCACATCCTCATGTCATTTACAGCTcagttaattttatttcagaCACTGTCTTTCTCACAAATCAATACGCATCCTCTTCACTCCATCTCCTCTTTCAGTCTGCCCATCCTTGTCAAGAAGCCTCAGAAAAATATCTCTTCTCTAATTCGTATGTCTTAGGAGTCACAAGATAAATCACTgctgataataaaaaaaattacatgagcaAAACATGcatatcaagaaaaagaaagaaaatgacagaaatttgggcacctgggtggctcagttggttaatcatctgactcttggttcctgctcaggtcatgatctcacagtttgtgagttcaagccctgtgtcgggctctgcactgacagctgggagcctacctgggattctctctctccctctctctctctgcctctctccatgcatgcatgctctctctcaaaataaataaataaacataaaaagaaaattacagaaatttaAGGTTAAAAGGAATAGTGCCAGCAAACTATAAAGTGTTTAAATGTGCCTATAATCTATGCAAAAGTCTCTAATTCCCTAACTTTTCAACTGAAGTTTGTTTCTTTAAGCATTATTGTtgaagatatatgtatatatgtatattttttgctATATAAGTTATCTTAAGCTTTATTTTACTTAGTTATGTTAGACAAATACTGTGCCTtattagttttcattatttcagcCATTTATTGGTTAAGAATGTCTTCATGGGTTAGTTTGGGAGGTGTTCCCATGACTTCCATTATTATtcctattcaaaataaaataaattattagttcCAAAACAGTTAAACTGcaagtaaagttttatttttaaaattattttaagctgaATATGGCCTATCTAtgatattttcatgaaaaaagaCTAATATCTATAATCAACATGTTTTCTGGGtcagacaaaaggaaaacagatcgCAATGGAAGAGATTCattatttgaattcatttttttctagaaaaaatgtAATAGGAGCAAGAAGATAAATGAGGACACATACCTCTTAGTTCATTTAACTTATTGATGTTTTCTCTGCAATGACACCAGCTAGGATGAGGTAATTCACTATAATTAGAGCTGCCAGCGGCAGGTGGGTGATTCAGAGAAAGGCATTTGTCAACAGACTCTAGTGAGCaggagaaaaactgaaatctCACCACAGTGACGGCTTGCCTGCCTCCAAATTAAGTCTTCATCCTCTTGTCATGCCTTGGAGGGCCCTTTCCCTTGCTTTGGCCTGAGATGCTTTCTGTATTCTGCCCCCTTGCTCCCCAAGATGTTCTatgtgcctcccccccccccatctcgtCCTGTATTTCCCAGCAAAGACCTGGACTTTGAGTCTCCTCTTCAAATGGAAGACAATATAGGCTTCTTCCCTAAGTTGTCAATTGCATGAGAGAGAACCAAGTCCATCTTTAACCCATTGTCCACAGGATCCGGCACAGTGCCTCTCATATAGCCAGAGCATatcaactgaatgaatgaatgaatgaacaaatgagtgagtgaatgtaATTGTATTTACCTCCATTTGCAGGGAGTAGCACTCGTCCTTCTCTGTTTCTTACTAAGATTTGACTTACTGATAAGAGACATTACGTCTTCCAGAATTATTTATACCTAAATTGGGACAATCTCTTAAATAATCCAAAGCCGAGTTGGGGGAAATTTTACCTGTAATTTCATCTATTAGAAACAAGCAGAGGGGGAGAGCGACATACAATCTAGTGAATCCCCTACACTGCAGTACATTAGCTATCATAGACTTCACCTATTTAGGACATTGGACCTACCTGGATTCTAGACCTTCTCGTTGCTAACTTCCCATTAAGACCACAGGAAAGAGAAGTCCATTTAATACGTGCTGCTATCTTtggtggaggaaagaaaatgtttctggGGGGTGATGAAGGGAATTGATAAACATTATTCACACATGTGGCTCCAGGATCCTAGAAGTGatgaaattatattaataataatagttacaaTTTATTGAGCTCCTAGTATATACTAAgcatttgcatatattatttaatttatacaaCCCAACAGAGgatgttattttcatttcacttattttcattttataaagcttAGAAACAGTATACATAACATCCTATTTTAGAGATGTGCATGATTTCCATGAAAGTCTTATCCTCAGACCAGGGTCTTGAAAAGACATCATCTTGGGTGTGAGAAATAGAAGGAGTATGAAAACTACAATATTTTCTTATAGAAGAAGAAGGAATAGGTAATATCTATTTTGGCATTAAATTTAGTagttaggggcacttgggtggctcactcagttaagcatccaactttggctcaggttatgatctcatggttggggagttcgagcccagcatcgtgctgtttgctgtcagcacagagccctttttggatcatctttctccctctctctctgcccctcccctgcttgttctctctctctctcaaaagtaaatatttttaaaaattaaaaaataaatttaataacgTTTCATACCATCTAAAGTATCCATGCCAATATGCCTACTGTTGACGTTCTTTTTGAAATCATCCTCCAGCTGTAAAAAAGGGCTCCTACGACATGGTGTTCACTCTGCTTAAACACAATGCCAGCCTTGACCAGCCCTGCATCAAGCGATGGTCAGCAATGCATGAAGCGGCCAAACAAGGCCGCAAAGATATCATAGCGCTGCTACTAAACCACGGAGGCAATGTCCACTTGAGAGACGGATTTGGAGTCACGCCGTTAGGTGTTGCTGCTGAGTATGGTCACTGTGATGTGTTGGAACACCTAATCCACAGAGGTATCTGAAAAGGAATTGCACATTCTTGCTGTTTCTCCTGTCcctcaatttccttttctccattcctcattgcctcccctttctctcctgaATGTAACTGGGCCTCAGGCTTTTGTACCCAGCAACTCGAGAAACCTCTTGAAAGTCCCCTCTTCCACAACTTAATTACACCCTATACATCATGACCTACGAATCCGCCTACCCTTACTAAAActtctggtcctcagtttcctcctttataaaTAAAGCCTAGGGCCATATGCTCCCCCAAGGATCCTCTATGGagaaaaaactaacatttttgagCCCCCCTCCCAACAACACAACCTCATTTAATTATCGTATGAACCCTATGAAATAAGCgatattttacagaggaggagacagataTTCGTAGAAGTAGCTTGCCCCAGACTCTCTCAGTCTACAGcggagccagaattcaaacacTTCTTTCTCCCACATCATGACTCCCAGTCCTAATGTCACTTCGGACTCCTAGTCCGAATGTTATGCGGTTTGTGttctttgataatatttttctcatttcccttctgAGCTCCTTAaggtattcttattttttcattttaggatCTTCTGCTGGGTCACACACAGCAATAGAGGGCAGTTGTCGAAATGGAATAGAGTGTTAACATTGCCTTTAAATTTGAAAGGCTAACTACTCCTTTTCTTGTGAGCATTTGTCTACCTTGTAAATTGACTTCTTGATTTCTCATGCAAAGATTTTCTAATAAAATGAAACACGCATGCATAATTGTTTATTGAAAATACTGAGAACACAGCTGTTCTTAAtcttatacttttaattttaagtcttagccagaaaggaaaacagcagGTTATTATTAAGGCGACTGTCATGACAATTTCAAGATAACTCCAGTTATCATTCTGCCATATGTTTTATATTGCCAGGTGGTGATGTGTTTGCTTTGGCGGATGATGGGGCGTCAGTATTGTTTGAGGCAGCAGGAGGGGGCAATCCTGACTGCATTTCCCTCCTGCTGGAATATGGAGGAAGTGGAAATGTACCCAACAGAGCAGGGCATCTTCCAATACACCGAGCTGCCTACGAGGGACATTATCTGTGAGTAATAAATCATAAGAAGATCATTTTGAGTTGAAATATACAAAATCGTATGTACAGTAGAATCTCAAGTCTTATCTATTTAATACCTcccaaaatctgaaaagaaaaagacacactgTTCACAAGttttgggtacataaatatttgtttgatttttccctttctttttatattctggtacttttctagaatttccacATTCAACTTATACCACTTTTATaatcaaaaatttttcttttagaaggaAGTAAGTTATAACTGAGAATTCTGCACAAACCACTTAAATatgcctttctgttttgttttgtttttcaatgtgtTTAACAAAAAGCTACATGGTTTCTAAAACTTTTGCCTTTGACAAAGGACTTTGTGACAATGCCACCAGTattactctaatttttattaataccTACAggtattatgatataatgtcaaATTTATCCTTGAATAGAGAAGTTTCACCATAAGTTCAGATTTCTTTattcttggggtgggggtgaaggtcggatagatttttaaatcacaaaatgtGCCACAATCAACACACCAATAGAAATCTACAATCACTGTATTAAACCACCCACCATAAGAGGATGGCTTTAGgagattaaatatattttataagttcaAAAACTTTGAAATCATTAGGCTTTAGCGCATTCAGTGGCCACATTGGCTAAGTGGCCGATGACACATAATTGACGCTAAGTGACATGTTGTTAAAGTTACCTGGATTTACTCCCAGTGTTCATAAATTCACACATGGTAGCTCTGAATTAGGCACAAGGGATCAAGTTATCCTTGCTGTGGCTCTCATGTGTGTCTAGTTGTTCAGGCAAGTGTGAAATTCACAACTGTTTATCACAGGTTCTTAGAAACCTAAGCTGTGGCGAGTTATCCCCATTGGACTGATAAAGGGTGATGGACTAATAAAGACTCTTTTTTTGTGGCTATTAATTCAATTGCAAGCTATATGGAGGAAGGCAGGATGTGCGTGGCCACCACTGAAGCATAGACTGCTCAGGAAGCAGTGAGAGAGAAGTAACAAATGAGAATTCAAAAGGCCTGGACCCTAGTCCTTGCTCCAcatccagctgtgtgaccttggacaagtcattgcACCTCTCCAGACTTCCTGTTGCTCTTCTGTTAAATGAGGGGTTGGACTAAGCAATGTTCAAGGTCACGTCCTATGACTCCATAATTCTCATGGTCAAGATTATGAAGCGTTCTTCTAAGGGGTCAGATGAGCtaaccttttatatttttttcattaaatagttttggttgtttataaatattatgttGTTCCAAAGAAAATTGGAAGACGGAGAGGGTTCCTAAGGAACCACAATTCTAGGACCAAACATAGGACATTGAGCATGTGGCCCAGGAATATTTAGAATGGgagactaaaaacaaaactgaattacACTAAACTAAGCAGTAAGCCAGTGGGCAAaggttaaatgttaaatgttttgtATGAGGTTATCTAGAGAAAGTAAAAGAAGTTAAACAGGCTGCATTCACTTGTCTAGTGAGGAATCTGGTTTattgaaattcttcattttcttcatgccATGTggatatttgacttttttttttagtgcgcTGAAGTATCTTATCCCAATAACATCCAAAAATGCAATCCAGAAAAGTGGGCTAACACCAATTCACTCAGCAGCAGATGGACAAAATGTACAGTGCCTAGAGCTGCTTATCGAAAATGGCTTTGATGTCAATACCCTGCTTGCTGACCACATTTCCGAGAGCTATGATGATGAGCGGAAGACTGCGCTCTATTTTGCCGTTTCTAACAATGATATCCAGTGCACAGAAGTCCTTCTGGCTGCAGGTGCAGACCCAAACCTAGATCCCCTCAACTGTCTACTCGTGGCAGTGAGGGCCAATAACCATGAAATTGTCCGGCTGCTTCTCTCCCACGGAGCTAACGTCAATTGTTATTTTATGCGTGTGAATGACACACGTTTCCCCAGTGCCATTCAATATGCCCTAAATGACGAGGTAATGCTGAGGCTGTTGCTGAATAATGGCTATCAAGTGGAGATGTGCTTTGACTGCATGCATGGGAACATCTTTGGAAATTCATTTGTGTGGTCAGAGATAGAAGAAGAGGTACTACCGGGGTGGACATCTTGTGTAATAAAAGATAACCCGGTGAGTTacatccttttcttcttcctactgGGTCATCATCCTAACTTTTGCTCATTTAGggatatcacaagaaaagaaaaatccactcttgtatttttcttattcttgaattttttttggCAATAATATGGGGAGATAAGCATAAAACTAGGCAAAAaagattaattatttttcttgaattggAAACTGAATGTAGacgaaaatgaaaatgtatgcaaTTAATAATTTATGTGTATGTGGTGGAATATGGGAGATGGAAACATGGAGAGAAGAATCATGGAAAGCAACCTGATTCTTCCGTGCTCCTGACTGCAACCACATCAAAGTCACGCACATAGCTTCAGGGCTCAGAGTTTCCTAGGTGCAAataaacaatttctttttcttttttgttcattacAAGGAGGGTACTTGTATTTTCCATAAGAAGACAACAATAGTAAtttttcatagcaaaattgagtgcTTATGTGTAGAGTATATTAAATGTACtactaaattaaattttatcaattcTCTCAGTTCTGTGAGTTTATTACAGTTCCTTGGATGAAACACTTGGTAGGCAGCGTTATTCGTGTATTAATTGATTACATGGATTATATCCCTCTGTGTGCTAAACTGAAGTCTGCACTACAAGTACAGAGAGAATGGCCAGAAATCCGTCAAAtactaggtaaaaaaaaaaaagctttgcctataatttttttttatgaagaatgTATACAGGGGAAGTTTCTTAATGTCATATTTGATACTTTTTCTGTGCtactttgttttcagaattatCCAGGTGTTTAAAAATCATCCTTAATACTTCCTCTGATAAGGATGCTAAGTATTGGCTTTTCCTAACAGTTTCCAAATCTTTAATTGTATAATGAGTAATACTATAACTATATTAACATTTcacaaacatattaaaaaaaaacttctataagACTATAAGATACATAGACTCATCTCCATGTGGGCAGGCatctgtttggtttgtttttgtattctcaaGACTTAGCATGATACCTAGTGagtagtaaataataaataccaagtaaatggatgaatggaatgAATTAGAGTTAGCCTTTTTGATACGCTCTCTCTCAGGTCTTTATTGACATATTCCTATCAAAAGTTTGTCTTATAGGCTGGCTATTTTGTATTCTCTAGGTTAAAGTTTAGTTTATAATAAAAGTGAGTCATATTATAAATATGAACTAAGACTAAGGGCAATTACAAAACAGTTTGGACcgtataaattcttttttcttttttacatgttaAGTAATTCTGGAGCTCACTAATGTTTGgaaaccaatattttatttttattttattttattttattttattttattttattttattttattttattttattttataagctctatgccctacatggggcttgaactcatgatcccaagatcaagagttacatgccccaccaactgagccagccaggcccccctggACCCTATAAATTCTTGAAACTGACCTGTTAAGTCTCCCTTTCTGAACCACAGCCCACATTGggaataaaatcaaaatcaagcAGGACAGAGCCATGAGAAACTCCAGACAAAAGGAGGGGCAGCAAAGAGAACCAAGAAACGTCAGGAGCAAGCCACTATTTTAGATCATTGCAAGAAGACAACAGAATAGGGAGTTCTGTAAAGTCAGAAGAGCTACCTTAGACCAAGCATCC
It includes:
- the ASB15 gene encoding ankyrin repeat and SOCS box protein 15 isoform X4, coding for MDTNDDPDEDHLTSYDIQLSIQESIEASKSVFSSERFVPLSDQNRKLVEAIKQGHILELQEYVKYKHALDEADEKGWFPLHEAVVQPIQQILEVVLDASYQTLWEFKTSEGETPLTLAVKAGLVENVRTLLEKGVWPNTKNDKGETPLLIAVKKGSYDMVFTLLKHNASLDQPCIKRWSAMHEAAKQGRKDIIALLLNHGGNVHLRDGFGVTPLGVAAEYGHCDVLEHLIHRGGDVFALADDGASVLFEAAGGGNPDCISLLLEYGGSGNVPNRAGHLPIHRAAYEGHYLALKYLIPITSKNAIQKSGLTPIHSAADGQNVQCLELLIENGFDVNTLLADHISESYDDERKTALYFAVSNNDIQCTEVLLAAGADPNLDPLNCLLVAVRANNHEIVRLLLSHGANVNCYFMRVNDTRFPSAIQYALNDEVMLRLLLNNGYQVEMCFDCMHGNIFGNSFVWSEIEEEVLPGWTSCVIKDNPRILAR
- the ASB15 gene encoding ankyrin repeat and SOCS box protein 15 isoform X1 yields the protein MDTNDDPDEDHLTSYDIQLSIQESIEASKSVFSSERFVPLSDQNRKLVEAIKQGHILELQEYVKYKHALDEADEKGWFPLHEAVVQPIQQILEVVLDASYQTLWEFKTSEGETPLTLAVKAGLVENVRTLLEKGVWPNTKNDKGETPLLIAVKKGSYDMVFTLLKHNASLDQPCIKRWSAMHEAAKQGRKDIIALLLNHGGNVHLRDGFGVTPLGVAAEYGHCDVLEHLIHRGGDVFALADDGASVLFEAAGGGNPDCISLLLEYGGSGNVPNRAGHLPIHRAAYEGHYLALKYLIPITSKNAIQKSGLTPIHSAADGQNVQCLELLIENGFDVNTLLADHISESYDDERKTALYFAVSNNDIQCTEVLLAAGADPNLDPLNCLLVAVRANNHEIVRLLLSHGANVNCYFMRVNDTRFPSAIQYALNDEVMLRLLLNNGYQVEMCFDCMHGNIFGNSFVWSEIEEEVLPGWTSCVIKDNPFCEFITVPWMKHLVGSVIRVLIDYMDYIPLCAKLKSALQVQREWPEIRQILENPCSLKHLCRLKIRRLMGLQRLCQPASMEKLPLPPTIRRYILFKEYDLYGQELKLP
- the ASB15 gene encoding ankyrin repeat and SOCS box protein 15 isoform X2 gives rise to the protein MDTNDDPDEDHLTSYDIQLSIQESIEASKSVFSSERFVPLSDQNRKLVEAIKQGHILELQEYVKYKHALDEADEKGWFPLHEAVVQPIQQILEVVLDASYQTLWEFKTSEGETPLTLAVKAGLVENVRTLLEKGVWPNTKNDKGETPLLIAVKKGSYDMVFTLLKHNASLDQPCIKRWSAMHEAAKQGRKDIIALLLNHGGNVHLRDGFGVTPLGVAAEYGHCDVLEHLIHRGGDVFALADDGASVLFEAAGGGNPDCISLLLEYGGSGNVPNRAGHLPIHRAAYEGHYLALKYLIPITSKNAIQKSGLTPIHSAADGQNVQCLELLIENGFDVNTLLADHISESYDDERKTALYFAVSNNDIQCTEVLLAAGADPNLDPLNCLLVAVRANNHEIVRLLLSHGANVNCYFMRVNDTRFPSAIQYALNDEVMLRLLLNNGYQVEMCFDCMHGNIFGNSFVWSEIEEEVLPGWTSCVIKDNPVSGSSVQDKPGICVIPHCKQAHKAYKSMPKEFRSQLEEAPTGQRWDN
- the ASB15 gene encoding ankyrin repeat and SOCS box protein 15 isoform X3 — encoded protein: MDTNDDPDEDHLTSYDIQLSIQESIEASKSVFSSERFVPLSDQNRKLVEAIKQGHILELQEYVKYKHALDEADEKGWFPLHEAVVQPIQQILEVVLDASYQTLWEFKTSEGETPLTLAVKAGLVENVRTLLEKGVWPNTKNDKGETPLLIAVKKGSYDMVFTLLKHNASLDQPCIKRWSAMHEAAKQGRKDIIALLLNHGGNVHLRDGFGVTPLGVAAEYGHCDVLEHLIHRGGDVFALADDGASVLFEAAGGGNPDCISLLLEYGGSGNVPNRAGHLPIHRAAYEGHYLALKYLIPITSKNAIQKSGLTPIHSAADGQNVQCLELLIENGFDVNTLLADHISESYDDERKTALYFAVSNNDIQCTEVLLAAGADPNLDPLNCLLVAVRANNHEIVRLLLSHGANVNCYFMRVNDTRFPSAIQYALNDEVMLRLLLNNGYQVEMCFDCMHGNIFGNSFVWSEIEEEVLPGWTSCVIKDNPVSYILFFFLLGHHPNFCSFRDITRKEKSTLVFFLFLNFFWQ